A genomic region of Acidiferrobacteraceae bacterium contains the following coding sequences:
- a CDS encoding response regulator, giving the protein MQIGVETSRAVENHRVFVVHEDEIARAALQFMLHDEHETHELASVDEAHAKSKDAGVPDVVLLAIDIARVGGTALLEELAASYPAAKVLLVTEGVGDDFAQSCVGSLAHGLVAKPFTVESVRRKVDLALGKSAPISIPVEIA; this is encoded by the coding sequence ATGCAGATCGGCGTCGAGACTTCCCGGGCGGTGGAGAACCATCGTGTGTTCGTGGTGCATGAGGACGAGATCGCTCGTGCCGCGCTGCAATTCATGTTGCATGACGAACACGAGACCCACGAACTGGCGAGCGTGGATGAGGCCCACGCCAAAAGCAAAGACGCAGGTGTACCGGACGTCGTGCTGCTCGCCATCGACATCGCCCGTGTCGGGGGAACGGCCCTGCTGGAGGAGCTGGCTGCATCCTACCCGGCGGCCAAGGTGCTGCTGGTCACCGAAGGTGTCGGGGATGATTTCGCGCAGTCCTGCGTCGGCTCGCTCGCGCACGGCCTGGTAGCCAAGCCGTTCACGGTGGAATCAGTTCGTCGCAAGGTGGACCTGGCCCTGGGGAAATCGGCGCCGATCTCCATCCCGGTTGAGATCGCCTAG
- a CDS encoding SIR2 family protein → MNTETLEEIRNGIAAGRVVPYLGPGMLDLLEDCAVPVSPEDLVERLVAKASVPHKIRGNLTAAAQFIENFKHRKTVSAAMTEAFSAPGSPASLHSYLVIVHAWYDDVMRQAMAGRTDTWGMIQGVSQAEHFGTWDHYYDSAGEAVEPQDSESWETVLYEPIGAVKPDANFIVSDSDYVEVLTEIDIQTPIPPAVQSIRTGRWFLFLGCRFRSQLERAFARQIMKRSSHRHIAVLAGDLTRNEARFLNEQNIERIDLPLAEFASLLTSCESPSLTAAEAS, encoded by the coding sequence ATGAATACGGAAACGCTGGAAGAAATCCGGAACGGGATCGCCGCAGGGCGCGTTGTTCCCTATCTCGGTCCGGGTATGCTGGACCTGCTCGAAGATTGCGCCGTACCCGTGTCGCCCGAGGATCTGGTGGAACGGCTTGTGGCCAAGGCGAGTGTCCCGCACAAGATCCGCGGCAACCTCACGGCGGCGGCGCAGTTCATCGAGAACTTCAAGCACCGAAAGACAGTGAGCGCGGCGATGACCGAGGCCTTCAGCGCCCCCGGATCCCCTGCATCGCTGCACAGCTATCTGGTCATCGTACATGCCTGGTACGACGATGTGATGCGCCAGGCAATGGCGGGGCGTACCGATACCTGGGGCATGATCCAGGGGGTGAGCCAGGCGGAACACTTCGGCACCTGGGATCACTACTATGACTCTGCCGGCGAGGCGGTTGAGCCGCAGGACTCCGAATCCTGGGAAACGGTGCTGTATGAGCCCATCGGTGCGGTCAAACCCGATGCCAACTTCATCGTGTCGGATTCCGACTACGTGGAGGTGCTGACCGAGATTGATATTCAGACACCGATCCCGCCGGCTGTGCAATCCATCCGCACCGGGCGATGGTTTCTTTTCCTGGGTTGCCGATTCCGCAGTCAGCTGGAACGCGCGTTTGCCCGCCAAATCATGAAGCGATCGAGCCACCGGCACATCGCCGTACTGGCCGGGGACTTGACCCGAAACGAGGCGCGCTTTCTGAACGAGCAGAATATCGAGCGCATCGATCTGCCGCTGGCGGAATTTGCGTCCCTGTTGACCAGCTGCGAGTCGCCGTCTCTGACAGCAGCCGAGGCATCCTGA
- a CDS encoding ArsC/Spx/MgsR family protein → MTTVIFYEKPGCANNTRQKRLLEAAGHEVIARSLLTEAWTREQLRSFFGDLPVAEWINRAAPRVKSGEIVPEQLDAEMALDLMLADPLFIRRPLMEADGRRQAGFDRERVRRWIGLAALEEERDDETCVRQQPCPVPDRPGP, encoded by the coding sequence GTGACCACCGTCATCTTCTACGAGAAACCGGGCTGCGCGAACAATACGCGGCAAAAAAGACTGCTCGAGGCCGCCGGTCATGAAGTGATCGCGCGAAGTCTGTTGACCGAGGCCTGGACACGGGAACAGCTGCGCAGCTTCTTCGGGGATCTGCCCGTGGCCGAATGGATCAACCGCGCCGCGCCGCGGGTCAAGTCGGGCGAGATCGTGCCGGAACAGCTCGACGCGGAGATGGCGCTCGATTTGATGCTGGCCGATCCCCTGTTCATCCGCCGTCCACTGATGGAGGCCGATGGCCGGCGCCAGGCCGGCTTCGACCGCGAGCGCGTTCGTCGCTGGATTGGACTGGCCGCTTTGGAAGAAGAGCGGGATGACGAAACCTGTGTACGGCAGCAGCCATGCCCGGTTCCAGACCGGCCTGGACCGTAG
- the draG gene encoding ADP-ribosyl-[dinitrogen reductase] hydrolase — MDLQEIQRLALGAYLGLAVGDALGATVEFMTPNEIAAAYGMHRSMRGGGWLKLRPGQVTDDTGMALALGGAIVDSGGFDAGAAANAFVAWLRSKPVDCGNTCRRGIRRFMLEGSLEALPSETDAGNGACMRNLPVALATLMDNDEFERATLAQCHITHNHPLSDAATLALGRMARELLLGGGIHTCRAEANRLIANHREFRFDPYPGRASGYVVETVQTVLHYFFHTDSFENCLIGVVNRGDDADTTGALAGMLAGAAYGVDAIPARWLAKLDPAVKQEIELQTPALLEIAMNLKKQPSGAIS, encoded by the coding sequence ATGGATCTGCAAGAGATACAGCGGCTCGCGCTCGGAGCGTACCTGGGTCTCGCCGTCGGTGACGCCCTGGGAGCCACCGTCGAGTTCATGACCCCGAACGAAATTGCCGCCGCCTACGGGATGCACCGCAGCATGCGTGGCGGTGGCTGGCTGAAGCTCAGGCCGGGACAGGTGACCGATGACACCGGTATGGCGCTCGCACTCGGCGGCGCCATCGTGGATTCCGGCGGCTTCGACGCCGGCGCCGCCGCCAATGCCTTCGTCGCCTGGCTGCGTTCCAAGCCCGTCGATTGCGGCAATACCTGTCGTCGCGGTATCCGCCGCTTCATGCTGGAGGGCAGCCTGGAGGCTCTGCCCAGCGAAACGGACGCCGGTAATGGTGCCTGCATGCGCAACCTGCCCGTGGCCCTCGCCACCCTGATGGACAACGATGAATTCGAGCGCGCGACCCTGGCCCAGTGTCACATTACGCACAATCACCCGCTGTCCGATGCCGCCACCCTCGCCCTCGGACGCATGGCAAGGGAACTCCTGCTGGGCGGGGGCATACACACCTGCCGCGCGGAGGCCAACCGCCTGATCGCCAACCACCGTGAATTCCGTTTTGACCCCTACCCCGGCCGTGCTTCCGGTTACGTCGTCGAAACCGTGCAGACTGTCCTGCACTATTTCTTTCACACTGACAGCTTCGAGAATTGCCTGATCGGCGTGGTCAATCGCGGCGACGACGCCGATACCACGGGTGCCCTGGCCGGAATGCTGGCCGGCGCCGCCTACGGCGTTGACGCCATTCCAGCACGCTGGCTCGCCAAGCTCGACCCGGCCGTGAAGCAGGAGATCGAACTGCAGACGCCGGCGCTGCTGGAGATTGCCATGAATCTGAAGAAACAGCCTTCCGGAGCCATATCGTGA
- a CDS encoding NAD(+)--dinitrogen-reductase ADP-D-ribosyltransferase — protein MAPTVWREHSTNLVGIPTGLLASAAFNEHPLRLRIAGVRETNPALFEMLDQASDRAQAADAFEKYMSAVFAINEPETRQRRRYRSSYRRLLEGWGFDANSPAGAVFKGWVESRFGLTPVFHKAAIGRVGSPAWATYIEEKMHNRYHNNSINAQLDLLYEFCQWSLRRFRRPASRHIRLFRGMRDFREHDIVERPTRRTAVMRLNNLVSFTADRGVADTFGDIVVEAHVPAAKVVFFRDLLPAHPLTGEAEYLVVGGDYHLSIDKL, from the coding sequence ATGGCCCCGACTGTCTGGCGGGAACATTCGACGAATCTCGTCGGGATTCCCACCGGTCTGCTCGCCAGCGCGGCCTTCAATGAGCACCCGCTTCGCCTGCGCATTGCCGGGGTGCGGGAGACCAATCCGGCCTTGTTCGAAATGCTGGATCAGGCATCGGACCGGGCACAGGCCGCGGATGCCTTCGAGAAGTACATGAGCGCCGTGTTCGCCATCAATGAGCCGGAGACCCGGCAGCGGCGACGCTATCGCTCCAGCTATCGCCGGCTGCTGGAAGGCTGGGGTTTCGATGCCAACAGTCCGGCGGGCGCGGTATTCAAGGGCTGGGTGGAAAGCCGTTTCGGCCTGACACCGGTCTTCCACAAGGCCGCCATCGGACGGGTCGGGTCTCCCGCCTGGGCAACTTATATCGAGGAGAAGATGCACAACCGCTACCACAACAACAGCATCAATGCCCAGCTCGACCTGTTGTACGAATTCTGCCAATGGTCGCTTCGCCGCTTCCGCCGGCCAGCATCGCGCCACATTCGACTGTTCCGCGGGATGCGTGATTTCCGCGAACACGACATTGTCGAGCGACCGACACGAAGAACTGCGGTCATGCGCCTGAACAATCTGGTGTCGTTTACGGCCGATCGGGGAGTCGCCGACACCTTCGGCGACATCGTCGTGGAGGCCCATGTCCCAGCGGCGAAGGTGGTGTTCTTTCGCGATCTTCTCCCGGCTCACCCGTTGACCGGTGAGGCCGAGTACCTCGTGGTCGGGGGCGATTACCACCTCTCCATCGACAAGCTGTAG
- a CDS encoding GNAT family N-acetyltransferase translates to MQEDSSPPRTDASIAGVLVGEPDSRDVPAMLELLAELFRQERDFRPDPDKQLRALRLILANPEKGHLFVARTRGRVVGMATVLSTVSTAEGGPVLLLEDVVVSASYRGEGIGRVLVDHLLQWAAEQGFLRVSLVTDADNHGAHRFYENLGFVPSEMRLFRRNLGSSPM, encoded by the coding sequence ATGCAAGAGGACTCTTCACCACCGCGTACCGACGCGTCAATCGCGGGGGTCCTTGTCGGGGAACCGGACTCGCGCGACGTTCCCGCCATGCTGGAGCTGCTGGCGGAGTTGTTCCGACAGGAGCGTGACTTTCGCCCGGATCCCGACAAGCAGCTCCGTGCGCTGCGCCTGATCCTCGCCAATCCCGAAAAGGGCCACCTGTTCGTTGCCCGCACCCGCGGCCGGGTGGTGGGGATGGCCACGGTTCTGTCCACCGTCAGCACGGCCGAGGGGGGTCCGGTGCTCCTGCTGGAAGACGTCGTCGTCTCCGCCTCCTACCGTGGCGAAGGAATCGGTCGTGTACTCGTTGACCACCTCCTTCAGTGGGCGGCGGAACAGGGGTTTTTGCGCGTCAGCCTGGTGACGGACGCCGACAACCACGGGGCGCATCGCTTCTACGAAAATCTCGGCTTTGTGCCGTCAGAGATGAGACTCTTTCGCCGCAATCTCGGTTCGTCTCCAATGTAG